Proteins encoded in a region of the Dorea longicatena genome:
- a CDS encoding adenine phosphoribosyltransferase: protein MKPIEEYVRSIPDFPESGIIFRDVTSILQDADGLHLAIDLMQEKLKDVDFDVVVGPESRGFIFGVPIAYNLHKPFIPIRKKGKLPCETVSVEYELEYGTATIEMHKDAIKPGQKVVIIDDLIATGGTNEAMVKMIESLGGEVVKAVFLMELAGLKGRERLEGYDVDAVITYPGK from the coding sequence ATGAAACCGATAGAAGAGTATGTAAGAAGTATTCCGGATTTTCCGGAATCGGGAATTATATTCAGAGACGTAACAAGCATCCTTCAGGATGCAGATGGATTACATCTGGCGATAGACCTGATGCAGGAAAAATTAAAAGACGTGGATTTTGATGTGGTTGTAGGACCGGAATCAAGAGGATTTATCTTTGGTGTACCGATCGCATATAATCTGCACAAGCCATTTATCCCAATCAGAAAAAAAGGAAAACTCCCATGCGAGACGGTTTCTGTTGAATATGAACTGGAGTATGGCACAGCCACGATCGAGATGCACAAAGATGCAATCAAGCCGGGGCAGAAAGTGGTTATTATTGATGACCTGATTGCTACAGGCGGAACCAACGAGGCTATGGTGAAGATGATCGAAAGCCTCGGCGGAGAAGTGGTAAAAGCAGTATTTCTGATGGAACTTGCCGGGTTAAAAGGAAGAGAAAGATTAGAAGGATATGATGTGGACGCTGTGATCACATATCCTGGAAAATAA
- the hemZ gene encoding coproporphyrinogen dehydrogenase HemZ, which yields MIQIICKSESYTYNAYHILKAFYPSQEVSCKTDEKASNYVMVHLPDDREISVGFENTVEITDTAGRDESTGKIQEDSEKESQKKERKRQIDLSLYDQLERITGEPLAWGVLTGVRPTKLAMQKLEAGWKKEDYINWAWKSARVRGEKAALAWEIAEREQKILKELDYENGYSLYVGIPFCPSVCSYCSFSSGPLDRWKEKVDAYVDALCKELEFIAERSKNKKLNTIYIGGGTPTTLTAEQLERLMSWIDEKFSREYLLEYTVEAGRPDSITEEKLKVIKNHDITRISINPQSMQQKTLDVIGRKHTVEEIKEAYALARKTGFDNINMDIIAGLPGEDISDMEDTLAQIAQMHPDSLTVHSLAIKRAARMEMEDLNRDAKETHEILSGMIERAAKAAKEMDLFPYYLYRQKNIAGNFENVGYAKVDKAGIYNILIMEEKQSIIAAGAGASTKIVLKDPIPMPGSKKKKMTRLIRQENVKAVDAYIDRIDEMIERKGEWLWH from the coding sequence ATGATTCAGATTATATGTAAAAGCGAGTCTTATACTTATAATGCGTATCATATATTAAAGGCTTTTTATCCGTCACAGGAAGTATCCTGTAAGACGGATGAAAAAGCCTCTAATTATGTAATGGTACATTTGCCGGATGATCGTGAAATTTCCGTGGGATTTGAGAACACCGTGGAAATTACTGACACAGCAGGTCGGGATGAAAGCACAGGGAAGATACAGGAAGATTCAGAGAAGGAGAGCCAGAAAAAAGAAAGAAAACGGCAGATTGATCTGAGCCTGTATGATCAGCTGGAAAGGATTACAGGAGAGCCGCTTGCGTGGGGAGTGCTTACGGGAGTGCGCCCGACCAAGCTTGCTATGCAGAAACTGGAAGCCGGATGGAAAAAAGAAGATTATATTAACTGGGCATGGAAAAGTGCGAGAGTGAGAGGAGAAAAAGCAGCTCTTGCATGGGAGATTGCCGAAAGAGAACAGAAAATTTTAAAAGAACTGGATTACGAGAACGGATATAGCCTGTATGTTGGAATCCCGTTCTGTCCATCGGTCTGTTCTTACTGTTCTTTCAGTTCCGGACCACTGGATCGCTGGAAAGAAAAAGTGGATGCATATGTGGATGCACTTTGCAAAGAGCTGGAATTTATCGCAGAACGCTCGAAAAACAAAAAATTAAATACGATCTACATCGGCGGAGGTACGCCGACAACGCTGACGGCAGAGCAGCTGGAACGGCTGATGAGCTGGATCGATGAGAAGTTTTCGAGAGAATACCTGCTGGAATATACAGTGGAAGCCGGAAGACCGGACAGCATTACAGAAGAGAAGTTGAAAGTCATAAAGAATCATGACATTACAAGAATTTCCATTAATCCACAGAGTATGCAGCAGAAGACGCTGGATGTGATTGGAAGAAAACATACCGTAGAAGAGATAAAAGAAGCCTATGCACTGGCCAGAAAGACTGGATTCGATAATATCAATATGGATATCATCGCAGGACTTCCGGGAGAAGATATTTCTGACATGGAAGATACATTGGCACAGATCGCACAGATGCATCCGGACAGTCTGACAGTGCATTCACTGGCGATCAAAAGAGCAGCCAGAATGGAGATGGAGGATTTGAACCGGGATGCGAAAGAGACGCATGAGATCCTTTCCGGCATGATCGAGAGGGCTGCAAAGGCAGCAAAAGAGATGGATCTTTTCCCGTATTATCTGTACAGACAGAAGAATATTGCGGGGAATTTTGAAAATGTTGGGTATGCAAAGGTTGACAAAGCCGGAATATACAATATACTTATTATGGAAGAAAAACAATCTATTATTGCCGCAGGAGCCGGAGCATCGACAAAGATTGTATTGAAGGATCCGATTCCTATGCCGGGCAGTAAAAAGAAGAAAATGACGCGTCTGATCCGTCAGGAGAATGTCAAGGCGGTAGATGCCTACATCGACAGGATCGACGAAATGATAGAACGCAAAGGAGAATGGTTATGGCATTAA
- the aspS gene encoding aspartate--tRNA ligase, with product MAESMKGLKRTHRCAELSAANVGEKVTIMGWVQKNRNKGGLVFVDVRDRSGIIQVVFEEGKCEAALIEKAAKLRAEYVVAIVGTVAKRSGAVNDHLATGEIEVIPEELRILSESETPPFHIEENSKTKEEVRLKYRYLDLRRPDLQRNLMMRSKVATLTRQFLAEEGFLEIETPVLIKSTPEGARDYLVPSRIQQGQFYALPQSPQLFKQLLMCSGYDRYFQIAKCFRDEDLRADRQPEFTQIDMELSFVDVDDVIEVNERLLAKLFKEVLGVEVSLPIQRMTWQEAMDRFGSDKPDIRFGMELTNVTDVVKDCEFVVFKNAIENGGTVRGINAKGQGGMARKKIDKLVDFAKDYGAKGLAYIAIHEDGTVKSSFAKFMTDDEMKALIEAMGGENGDLLLFAADKNKVVWDTLGALRLELARQMELLDKNEYKFLWVTEFPLLEWSEEQNRYTAMHHPFTMPMEEDLQYIDSDPGRVRAKAYDIVLNGNEIGGGSVRIFDQDIQSKMFEVLGFTEEQAQEQFGFLLTAFKYGVPPHAGLAYGLDRLVMLMAKQDSIRDVIAFPKVKDASDLMTEAPGHVDAKQLEELGIAVIAKEEKKAEDKE from the coding sequence ATGGCAGAATCAATGAAAGGGTTAAAAAGAACCCACAGATGTGCAGAATTATCTGCAGCCAATGTAGGAGAGAAAGTTACCATTATGGGATGGGTACAGAAAAACCGTAATAAGGGCGGTCTGGTATTCGTAGATGTCAGAGACCGTTCAGGTATTATCCAGGTGGTATTCGAAGAAGGAAAATGCGAAGCGGCACTGATCGAAAAGGCAGCTAAGCTTCGTGCAGAATATGTAGTAGCAATCGTAGGAACAGTAGCAAAACGTTCCGGTGCAGTGAATGATCATCTTGCAACAGGAGAGATAGAGGTGATTCCGGAAGAACTTCGTATTCTTTCTGAATCAGAGACACCACCGTTCCACATCGAAGAGAATTCTAAAACAAAAGAAGAAGTACGTCTGAAATACAGATACCTGGATCTTAGAAGACCGGATCTGCAGCGCAATCTGATGATGAGAAGCAAGGTTGCAACTCTGACACGTCAGTTCCTTGCGGAAGAAGGATTTCTTGAGATTGAGACACCGGTTCTGATCAAAAGTACACCGGAAGGAGCAAGAGATTACCTCGTACCTAGCCGTATCCAGCAGGGACAGTTCTATGCGCTGCCACAGTCACCACAGTTATTCAAACAGTTACTGATGTGTTCAGGATATGACAGATATTTCCAGATCGCAAAATGCTTCCGTGACGAAGATTTACGTGCAGACCGTCAACCGGAATTCACACAGATCGATATGGAGTTATCTTTCGTGGATGTCGATGATGTAATCGAAGTAAATGAAAGACTGCTTGCCAAATTATTCAAAGAAGTACTGGGCGTGGAAGTATCTCTTCCAATCCAGAGAATGACATGGCAGGAAGCAATGGACCGCTTTGGTTCAGATAAGCCGGATATCCGTTTTGGTATGGAACTGACAAACGTAACAGATGTTGTAAAAGACTGTGAATTTGTAGTGTTCAAAAATGCGATCGAAAATGGTGGAACAGTTCGTGGTATCAACGCCAAAGGACAGGGCGGAATGGCTCGTAAGAAGATTGATAAACTGGTTGATTTTGCAAAAGATTATGGTGCAAAGGGACTTGCGTATATTGCAATTCATGAAGACGGAACAGTGAAATCCTCATTTGCCAAATTCATGACAGATGATGAAATGAAAGCTCTGATCGAAGCGATGGGCGGAGAGAACGGAGACTTGTTATTATTTGCTGCAGATAAGAATAAAGTTGTATGGGATACACTGGGAGCACTTCGTCTGGAACTCGCACGTCAGATGGAACTTCTTGACAAGAATGAATACAAATTCTTGTGGGTAACAGAATTCCCACTTCTTGAGTGGAGCGAAGAGCAGAACCGTTATACAGCTATGCACCATCCATTTACAATGCCAATGGAAGAAGATCTTCAGTATATTGACAGTGATCCGGGAAGAGTCCGTGCAAAAGCATACGATATCGTATTGAATGGTAACGAGATTGGTGGAGGAAGTGTCAGAATCTTTGATCAGGATATCCAGAGCAAGATGTTTGAAGTGCTTGGATTTACAGAAGAGCAGGCACAGGAGCAGTTTGGATTCCTTCTGACAGCATTCAAGTATGGAGTGCCGCCGCACGCAGGACTTGCATATGGTCTGGATCGTCTGGTTATGCTGATGGCAAAACAGGACAGCATCCGTGATGTAATTGCATTCCCTAAAGTAAAAGATGCATCTGATCTTATGACAGAAGCACCGGGACATGTAGATGCAAAACAGCTGGAGGAACTCGGAATTGCGGTTATAGCAAAAGAAGAGAAAAAGGCAGAAGACAAAGAATAA
- a CDS encoding RelA/SpoT family protein gives MSDKTTYESLDNRIAPEALTEDHTKGLAVVDGHAVKSQEDYEDPNRLYDMLIARIRKYHPSTDVSMIEKAYKLAVKAHGDQRRKSGEPYIIHPLWVAIILADLEMDKETIAAGMLHDVVEDTKFTEEDIRREFGDEVALLVDGVTKLGRLSYSSDKLEVQAENLRKMFLAMAKDIRVIIIKLADRLHNMRTLQFMTPAKQKEKAKETMDIYAPIAQRLGISKIKTELDDLALKYSQPEVFYDLVNQINARKTEREEFVEQIVEEVSTHMKNANIKAEVNGRVKHFFSIYKKMVNQDKTVDQIYDLFAVRIIVESVKDCYAALGVIHEMYTPIPGRFKDYIAMPKPNMYQSLHTTLMSSVGQPFEIQIRTEEMHKTAEYGIAAHWKYKESNDGKKSVEAQEEEKLSWLRQILEWQRDMSDNREFLNLIKGDLDLFAEDVYCFTPQGDVKNLPNGSTPIDFAYAIHSAVGNKMVGARVNGKLVNIDYKIQNGDRIEILTSQNSKGPSRDWLNIVKSTQAKNKINQWFKKEFKESNIIRGKDMIATYCRAKSINVANIIQPKYQEIVQKKYGFKDWDSVLAAIGHGGLKEGQVVNRLAEEYGKDHRQAITDEVVLERVAEAAKNKVHIAKSKSGIVVKGIDDMAVRFSRCCNPVPGDEIVGFVTRGRGLSIHRTDCINMIHLSESERARLIPAEWETEVTEKSGGQYLAEIKMYANDQQGLLMEISRIFTEGNVDVKSMNVRTSKKGTATIEMGFIVHGREELERIVKKLQQLSGIIDIERATG, from the coding sequence ATGTCTGATAAGACAACCTATGAATCACTGGACAACCGGATCGCACCGGAAGCACTGACAGAAGATCACACGAAAGGGCTTGCAGTTGTAGACGGGCATGCGGTAAAATCTCAGGAAGATTATGAGGACCCGAACCGGTTATATGACATGTTAATTGCCCGTATCCGAAAGTATCATCCGTCCACAGATGTTTCTATGATTGAAAAGGCTTATAAGCTGGCGGTAAAGGCGCATGGAGATCAGCGCAGGAAATCCGGAGAACCATATATCATCCATCCTTTGTGGGTAGCGATCATTCTGGCTGATCTGGAGATGGATAAAGAGACGATTGCGGCAGGTATGCTGCATGATGTGGTAGAAGATACAAAGTTTACGGAAGAAGATATCCGGAGGGAATTTGGAGATGAGGTAGCACTTCTGGTAGATGGAGTTACCAAACTGGGAAGACTCTCTTATTCATCGGATAAACTGGAGGTACAGGCAGAAAACCTGCGTAAGATGTTCCTTGCCATGGCGAAGGATATCCGTGTGATCATTATCAAACTGGCAGACCGTCTGCATAATATGCGTACCTTGCAGTTCATGACGCCGGCAAAGCAGAAAGAAAAAGCGAAAGAGACGATGGACATCTATGCGCCGATCGCACAGCGTCTTGGTATATCTAAGATCAAGACGGAACTGGATGACCTGGCACTTAAGTATTCCCAGCCGGAGGTGTTCTATGACCTGGTGAACCAGATCAATGCAAGAAAGACAGAGAGGGAAGAATTCGTAGAGCAGATCGTAGAAGAAGTATCGACACATATGAAGAATGCGAATATCAAAGCAGAGGTCAACGGACGTGTCAAACATTTCTTCAGTATCTATAAGAAGATGGTGAATCAGGATAAGACGGTTGACCAGATCTATGATCTGTTTGCTGTGCGTATCATAGTAGAATCTGTAAAAGACTGTTATGCGGCGCTGGGTGTGATCCATGAGATGTATACGCCGATTCCGGGACGTTTTAAAGACTATATTGCTATGCCGAAGCCGAATATGTACCAGTCACTGCATACGACACTGATGAGTTCGGTCGGACAGCCGTTCGAGATCCAGATCCGTACAGAAGAGATGCATAAGACAGCTGAATATGGTATCGCTGCACACTGGAAGTATAAAGAATCCAATGACGGTAAGAAGAGTGTGGAGGCACAGGAGGAAGAGAAGTTAAGCTGGCTGCGTCAGATCCTGGAGTGGCAGAGAGACATGTCGGATAACAGAGAATTCCTGAACCTGATCAAAGGAGATCTGGATCTGTTTGCAGAGGATGTCTATTGCTTTACTCCGCAGGGAGATGTAAAGAACCTGCCGAATGGTTCAACTCCGATCGATTTTGCTTATGCGATCCACAGTGCGGTCGGTAACAAGATGGTAGGAGCCAGAGTCAACGGAAAACTTGTTAACATTGATTATAAGATTCAGAATGGCGACAGAATCGAGATCCTGACATCCCAGAATTCCAAGGGACCAAGCCGTGACTGGCTGAATATTGTAAAGAGTACCCAGGCAAAGAATAAGATCAACCAGTGGTTCAAGAAAGAGTTCAAGGAAAGCAATATCATCCGCGGTAAGGATATGATTGCGACGTACTGCAGAGCGAAAAGTATCAATGTTGCAAATATCATCCAGCCGAAATATCAGGAGATTGTTCAGAAAAAATACGGATTCAAAGACTGGGATTCTGTATTGGCGGCAATCGGACATGGCGGCTTAAAAGAAGGCCAGGTCGTGAATCGTCTTGCTGAAGAATATGGAAAAGATCACAGACAGGCAATTACCGATGAAGTTGTTCTGGAGAGAGTGGCAGAAGCAGCGAAGAATAAAGTACACATTGCCAAGTCAAAGAGTGGCATTGTTGTCAAGGGAATTGATGATATGGCAGTCCGTTTCTCCAGATGCTGTAACCCGGTACCGGGAGATGAGATCGTCGGATTTGTTACACGTGGAAGAGGACTTTCCATTCACCGAACGGACTGTATCAATATGATCCACCTGTCCGAATCGGAACGTGCAAGACTGATTCCTGCAGAGTGGGAGACCGAAGTGACGGAAAAATCCGGCGGTCAGTATCTTGCAGAGATCAAGATGTATGCGAATGACCAGCAGGGACTTCTGATGGAGATATCCCGAATCTTCACTGAGGGAAACGTAGATGTCAAATCTATGAATGTCCGTACCAGTAAGAAGGGAACGGCAACGATCGAGATGGGATTCATCGTTCACGGCCGTGAAGAATTGGAGCGCATCGTGAAGAAGCTGCAGCAGCTTTCCGGAATCATAGATATAGAAAGGGCAACAGGCTAA
- a CDS encoding MBL fold metallo-hydrolase, whose amino-acid sequence MKIEKYVVGMIGTNCYLVINEETKDTVMVDPGAYPAKLKNAVKEQGLKLKAVLLTHAHFDHIMGLSDVMEDIKVPVYVEEADLPMMMDGESNLSSGYMRGGYQFADAVPVRDGQQLQIAGFQFRVIHTPGHTPGGCCYYMEQEDVLFSGDTLFRTSVGRSDFPGGSASALVRSVKEKLLILPEETHVYPGHMEETTIGYEKRHNPFV is encoded by the coding sequence ATGAAGATAGAAAAATACGTAGTGGGAATGATCGGTACCAATTGTTATCTGGTGATCAATGAAGAGACAAAGGATACGGTCATGGTTGACCCGGGAGCATATCCGGCAAAATTAAAGAATGCCGTGAAAGAGCAGGGACTGAAGCTGAAGGCTGTACTTCTGACACATGCACATTTTGACCATATTATGGGACTTTCCGATGTGATGGAAGATATAAAAGTTCCAGTATATGTGGAAGAAGCAGATCTACCGATGATGATGGACGGTGAAAGCAATCTGTCTTCTGGTTATATGCGCGGAGGATATCAGTTCGCGGATGCGGTTCCGGTCAGAGACGGACAGCAGCTTCAAATTGCAGGCTTTCAGTTCCGTGTGATCCATACACCGGGACATACACCGGGCGGATGCTGCTATTATATGGAACAGGAAGATGTTCTTTTTAGCGGTGATACATTGTTCCGTACATCCGTCGGACGTTCGGACTTCCCAGGTGGAAGTGCATCAGCACTGGTCCGTTCTGTAAAAGAAAAGCTTTTGATATTACCGGAAGAGACGCATGTATATCCGGGGCATATGGAAGAGACGACGATTGGTTATGAAAAGCGTCATAATCCATTTGTATAA
- the recJ gene encoding single-stranded-DNA-specific exonuclease RecJ, translating to MERWVLLRKGADFEAIGKKYQISPRLACLIRNRDVIGEEAIERYLNGTISDLYDGMLMKDADKAIDILKEKIAEEKKIRVIGDYDIDGVNATYILLEGLERLGAYVDSDIPDRIGDGYGLNRHLIDRAYDAGIDTIITCDNGIAAANEIAYGKELGMTIIVTDHHEIPFDEIDGEKIYRLPPADAVIDPKQKDCVYPFKGLCGAAVAYKLMEALWESMGKDSTDLDDLIENVAIATVGDVMDLEDENRIFVKEGLQMLKRTKNPGLKALIECTGIDKESLNSYHIGFVLGPCINASGRLDTAKRALKLLRVRTQKEADILAGDLKALNDSRKDMTEEAVKLAKEQVETTDLSDDRVLVIYLPDCHESLAGIVAGRIRECYYKPVFVLTDAEDGAKGSGRSIDGYHMYEELNKCKDILTKFGGHRLAAGLSLEKENIAEFRRRLNENCTLTEEEMKEKVTIDMEMPFLCVTEELVKELELLEPFGKGNTKPIFAARGVTLLGARILGKNRNVLKIKAQDANGSVIEAMLFQNVEGFLKNMEETYGRMEVDALLQGRGGHIKIAVTYYPDINEYMGKRTPQIVITHYR from the coding sequence ATGGAACGATGGGTTCTGCTGCGCAAAGGTGCAGATTTTGAAGCGATAGGAAAGAAATATCAGATTAGTCCGAGACTGGCATGCCTGATCCGCAACAGGGATGTGATCGGAGAAGAGGCAATCGAACGTTATCTGAATGGAACGATCAGTGATCTGTATGATGGGATGCTGATGAAAGATGCGGATAAGGCGATTGACATTTTGAAAGAAAAGATTGCAGAGGAGAAGAAAATCCGGGTGATCGGAGATTATGATATTGATGGTGTGAATGCGACGTATATTTTGCTGGAGGGGCTGGAACGTCTCGGGGCATATGTGGACAGTGATATTCCGGACCGCATAGGTGATGGATATGGTCTGAATCGGCATCTGATCGACCGGGCTTACGATGCCGGAATCGATACGATCATTACCTGTGATAATGGAATCGCAGCAGCAAATGAGATTGCATATGGCAAAGAACTGGGCATGACGATCATCGTAACGGATCATCATGAGATCCCGTTCGATGAAATAGACGGAGAAAAGATATACAGACTTCCACCAGCGGATGCAGTGATCGATCCGAAGCAGAAGGACTGTGTATATCCGTTCAAGGGACTCTGTGGCGCGGCGGTTGCATATAAACTGATGGAGGCGTTGTGGGAAAGCATGGGGAAAGATTCCACTGATCTGGATGATCTGATTGAAAATGTTGCAATCGCAACGGTCGGTGACGTGATGGATCTGGAGGATGAGAACCGGATCTTTGTCAAAGAAGGACTGCAGATGCTTAAGCGAACGAAGAATCCGGGACTGAAAGCACTGATAGAATGTACAGGAATTGATAAAGAAAGTCTGAATTCTTATCATATAGGGTTTGTTCTGGGCCCCTGTATCAACGCAAGCGGGAGGCTGGATACAGCAAAGCGGGCACTGAAACTTCTGCGGGTGCGTACACAGAAAGAAGCGGATATTCTTGCGGGTGATTTAAAAGCATTAAATGACAGCAGAAAGGATATGACCGAAGAAGCAGTAAAGCTTGCGAAAGAACAGGTGGAGACGACAGATTTATCCGACGACAGGGTACTGGTCATCTATCTGCCGGATTGTCATGAAAGCCTTGCGGGGATTGTTGCGGGAAGAATAAGGGAATGCTATTACAAACCGGTATTCGTACTGACGGATGCAGAGGATGGTGCGAAAGGATCCGGACGGTCGATCGACGGATATCATATGTATGAGGAACTGAATAAATGCAAAGATATCCTGACGAAGTTTGGCGGACACCGGCTGGCAGCAGGACTTTCTCTGGAAAAAGAGAATATCGCAGAATTCCGGAGAAGACTGAATGAGAACTGCACCCTGACGGAAGAAGAAATGAAAGAAAAAGTCACGATTGATATGGAGATGCCGTTTCTTTGTGTGACGGAAGAACTGGTGAAAGAGCTGGAACTTCTGGAACCATTCGGAAAAGGGAATACAAAGCCGATATTTGCCGCACGCGGAGTGACGCTTCTGGGAGCGAGAATACTTGGAAAGAACAGAAATGTACTGAAGATAAAGGCACAGGATGCAAACGGAAGTGTCATAGAAGCCATGCTGTTCCAGAATGTGGAAGGATTCTTAAAGAATATGGAAGAGACCTACGGGCGCATGGAGGTGGATGCTCTTTTACAAGGCAGAGGCGGTCATATAAAAATTGCGGTGACTTATTATCCCGATATCAATGAATATATGGGAAAGAGAACACCGCAGATTGTGATCACACATTACCGTTAA
- the hisS gene encoding histidine--tRNA ligase, which produces MVMALKKKPVTGMKDMLPREMEIRDYLIGLIKETYKTYGFCSIETPCVEHIENLCSKQGGDNEKLIFKILKRGEKLKIDTAKEENDLVDGGLRYDLTVPLARYYANHSNELPAPFKALQIGNVWRADRPQKGRFRQFMQCDIDILGEPGNLAEIELILATTAMLGKLSFQNFTVCINDRNILKAMAAYSGFREDDYDEVFIILDKMDKIGAEGVAKELEEMGYLKENVETYLQLFKDVAPDVTGIRFLKEKLGDCLSEETADSMEMIISSVETAKECEFNIKFDPTLVRGQSYYTGTIFEVTMDDFGGSVAGGGRYDKMIGKFTGQDTPACGFSIGFERIVMLLLENGYEVPTIKEKKAYLLEKKMTKEGLLKVMSLAKADRQAGKQVLIVNMKKNKKFQKEQLTEDGYTEIVDCYADSVENL; this is translated from the coding sequence ATGGTTATGGCATTAAAGAAGAAACCGGTTACCGGTATGAAAGACATGCTCCCACGTGAGATGGAGATCCGTGATTACCTGATCGGACTGATCAAAGAGACGTATAAAACATACGGATTCTGTTCCATCGAGACACCATGTGTGGAACATATCGAGAACCTGTGCAGCAAACAGGGCGGAGACAACGAGAAACTGATCTTCAAGATCTTAAAAAGAGGAGAAAAACTGAAGATCGATACAGCAAAAGAAGAAAACGATCTGGTAGACGGAGGACTGCGTTATGATCTTACCGTACCGCTTGCCAGATATTATGCAAACCATTCGAATGAATTGCCGGCACCTTTTAAGGCATTGCAGATTGGTAATGTATGGAGAGCAGACCGTCCGCAGAAAGGACGTTTCAGACAGTTCATGCAGTGTGATATTGATATCTTAGGAGAGCCGGGAAATCTCGCAGAGATCGAACTGATCCTTGCAACGACAGCTATGCTTGGCAAATTAAGCTTCCAGAACTTTACGGTATGTATCAATGACCGTAATATCCTGAAAGCAATGGCTGCTTACAGTGGTTTCCGTGAGGATGATTATGATGAAGTCTTCATCATTCTGGATAAGATGGACAAGATCGGTGCAGAAGGTGTTGCGAAAGAATTAGAAGAGATGGGATATCTAAAGGAAAATGTAGAGACTTATCTTCAGTTATTTAAGGATGTAGCACCAGATGTAACAGGTATCCGTTTTCTGAAAGAAAAACTGGGCGACTGCTTAAGTGAAGAGACAGCAGACAGTATGGAAATGATCATTTCCAGTGTTGAGACCGCAAAAGAATGCGAATTCAATATCAAATTCGATCCGACACTTGTAAGAGGACAGTCTTACTATACAGGAACGATCTTTGAAGTGACGATGGATGATTTCGGCGGATCTGTAGCCGGAGGCGGCCGTTATGATAAGATGATCGGTAAATTCACCGGTCAGGATACACCTGCATGTGGATTCTCAATCGGATTCGAACGAATCGTCATGCTGCTTCTGGAAAATGGATATGAAGTTCCGACTATAAAAGAGAAGAAAGCATATCTGTTAGAGAAGAAGATGACAAAAGAAGGGCTTTTAAAGGTTATGTCACTTGCAAAGGCAGACCGTCAGGCAGGAAAACAGGTCTTGATCGTCAACATGAAGAAGAATAAAAAGTTCCAGAAAGAACAGCTTACTGAAGACGGTTATACAGAAATCGTGGACTGTTATGCAGATTCCGTGGAAAATTTATAA